The stretch of DNA ACTGTCTCTCAGCAGGGGTGGAGCACCGGCAGCTGCTCGACCTCGCCCAGAAGCACTTTGGCAGCGTCTCAGAGGTGTACACCGAGGACACTGTGCCCACCCTGGCTCCATGCCGCTTCACGGGCAGCGAGGTGGGCCACCTGTGGGCAGGGGTGGTGTTCCCAGCCTGGGCCTCTGGAGGGACCCTCATGAACATGGTTGTCTTCTTGAGGCCAGAATCCTTGGGGGTGGGGAACGGGTCCTGTGGCCGCTGCCTCAAACACACGTGTTCACACATGCATGTGCGTGCTTCACCCACACCTGCTACCCTCCCCGGTCTCCTGGACGTGCTGGCTCTCTCAGTCTTGCCATGTTCTTCCTCAGATCCGTCACCGTGATGATGCTCTGCCCTTGGCCCACGTAGCTATTGCAGTAGAGGGGCCTGGCTGGGCCAACCCAGACAACGTAGCCCTCCAAGTGGCCAATGCCATCATTGGACACTACGACTGCACTTACGGCGGCGGCACAGTGAGTGTGGGGCTCAGCTTCGGGAGCTGTAGGTGCCAGGCCCGGAGCTCTTGCACCGTGGGGCTCCGGGTGGGCCGCAGACAGGGAGGTGCTTGCTGATGATCCTCCCCCTCGGCAGCACCTGTCCAGCCCGCTGGCCGCCGTCTCTGTGACCAACAAGTTGTGCCAGAGTTTCCAGACCTTCAACATCTGCTACGCGGACACTGGGTTGCTGGGCGCACACTTTGTCTGCGATCGCATGAACATTGACGACATGATGTTCTTCCTGCAGGGGCAGTGGTGAGTGGAGGCCCAGTGTTGCTAGGCTTGGGAGGGGCCTTTGAGCAGGACGGTGGGGGTTGGGGACAGCCCTGTCCCTCCAGTGACCACCTACCCCCCGCCCACTTTAGGATGCGCCTCTGTACCAGTGCCACAGAGAGTGAGGTGCTGCGGGGCAAAAATGTCCTCAGAAATGCCCTAGTGGCTCATCTGGATGGTGAGTCGTGCACTCTGTGGGGAGGGTGTGGTGCACAGCCTGGCAGGGACAGCCCTAGGGTAGCCACGGTTCCAGCCAGGATGGGAGAGGAGAACTTTGAAGGCCATGCCGCATCCCTGCTGGGAATGCCACACATCCTGGCCTGCATGCCACGGCCAGGTCAGCTGCAGCCCAGCACTAGAGGAGCCGATGATGGGAGCAGGGGGCTGGGTTCCGGGGTTGGCCTTCAGTGCAGGCGTCAGCCTGGAGCTGGAGGCTCAGTGAGCATCTGTGCTCTAGCACTGGACTGgtcggcggggggtggggggacctgtAAGCCTCCCCTGATCCTTGCAGGCACCACTCCTGTGTGTGAAGACATCGGACGCAGTCTTTTGACCTACGGCCGGCGCATCCCCCTGGCTGAGTGGGAAAGCCGCATTGCGGTAACGTGGGCTCCTGGGAGAGGTTCTGGAGTCTTGACCTGGCAGACTCCTAGGGCGGGGAGTTGAGGCCTGACAGTGCACGGGGCAGACTGCTGCCGCAGGCATCCCTGGTGTCTTCGGCACCAACAGGGTGTATCGTTGGAAGGCGGGGCAGAGGCGCTGAACGCTGAGGGCCTGGGTGGGGCCTGCGGAGGTCTGCAGCAGGGAGGGCCCCACTGCCTTTCTCTTTTGGCTGAGGGGGCAGCTCCTCGGTCCATGTGGAAGATCTTGGTGGGCTGAGCTGAGGTGGTCCCTGGAATCTGCCCATCAATGTGGTTTCTGTTTCTCCTGCAGGAAGTAGATGCCAGCGTGGTCCGTGAGGTCTGCTCCAAGTACTTCTATGACCAGTGTCCAGCGGTGGCTGGATTTGGTGAGTGGCCTAGATGCCCTGTTCTTTGTCCGTCTCCTCAGGCCTCCTGTTggcctccccttctgcctctgccctccccccacccccagcctgcacTGGCAGCAGCAAACTGAGGCCCCCGAGAGGCTCTGCCCAATAGACTGGCTGCCAGGGAGTTCTTGCTCAGAAAACCTGTCCCAGCAGCTCCCTGACTCCCTGCCAAGGTGCCTCCATCAATACTCCACACCCGCCAGGTAACGGACACCTCCGTGTGTGGGGTGGGGCTCCAAGAGCCAGAGCATGAAGTGACAGGCTCGGCACCCCTGGGGgaatgtttttttctcattttccactCAAAGCCTGTCTTGTGCTGCTCTGGGCAGCTCCGAGTTGGGTGCGGCACAGGGCCAGGTGTCCCTGCACAGGCCAGGTACCCCGCCCTGACGCCCCACCCTCTCTCCACAGGCCCCATTGAGCAGCTCCCAGACTACAACCGGATCCGCAGCGGCATGTACTGGCTGCGTTTCTAGGCAGGACGGCTGTATGGGCGAGAGGGCTGGGCCAAGGTTCACGGTCCCTTCCCGCCACAGACATACCACCTCGGTTCTTCAGACCTGTGTGCAGATGACCTTACCTCCAATAAAGGCTTGTGTTGAGAACTGTTTTGTTCTCTTGGCATTGCTGTGGAGTCCTCTGGGCAGCGGATGGGGGAGCAGGGACTTTCCTCCAGTTCTGTATGCCCCAGATCGTTCCGCCTTCCCACAGGCTGATGTCTCCTCAGCCAGGGGCGAGCGTGGGGGCTGTATTATGGAGGCCGGAAGCCTTTGATGCCTGCAGGGAGCTGAAGCCAGATGTTTCCACTTAGCCACGTGGGGGATGCTCCTAGCTAGTCTGTCCCAAGAGTAGGGTGTGGGAACCCATGCTTTTGCCCTGGTAGAGGTCCCTGCCTGGGAACTCTTGTGGCTCAGGAGGGAAGCCCTTTGGTGTGGGCCCCGTGTAGTATGCATTCTGGCGGTTTCTGGCCTCCTGGACGGACCAGGAAGGGCCAAGGACAGTCGCCGAGGAAGCCTCCTTCGAATGTTTACTGGGGATCCTGGGAGGATGATAGCCTGGGGCATAGTGTTCCCATCTGATTTCTGACTGTTGCCTGGACAGGCAGGGCAGGAATCCTTTGCCTCCATTTGCCGCTGACTCAGGCTCCGAGAATAGCCCTGAGCTCAGTGGGGCCCGAGCCCCCTCCCTTGACTAGATCTGTCCCAGGCAAGTCCTGAGCTGCTGGCCTGATGATCCCCTTCCCATCTACCTGTGGCAGCCAGGAGCCAGTGGAGCTCAGAGCTGCCTGGTCCCCCTTCAGGCCCTGGCCCCACAAGGCGGGTGAGCAGGTAGACCCCTCTTCCTGTGTCTCCACCCCTTCTGCAGTCAGGTTCCCTGGGAGCCCAGGAAGGAAGTGGAAGTGAGGGGCCTGATTCTCCTGGGGGAGTGCCACTGGCAGTCAGGAACAGGATACAGGGACAGAGGTGCTTGAGAAAACACCCAGCATCAGCCTTGCAGTGGCCCCAAACAATCCTTGAatccctcctgccctgccccagtGCCTTTCCCTCATCTCTGCCGTCACCAGTTGTCAATTAGGAAATAACTATCGAGTGCCCGCTAGAACCCAGAGCTGGAGGTCCCAGGTCATCCCCCTACTTTGAGAGAACCTGCTAGACAGTGCAGAACCCTGACGGGCCCACCCCTGGTCCTTACAGATGTGGCACACTGGGTCCAGGGAGTAAGTCTGAGCTCCTGGAAGATGGGGTTGATGTCTAAGCCTAGTCTTAGAAAGGTTCTGGGGTGCTGGGCACTCCTGGATGTGATCTGGTCCCAACAGACCTTGCACACCAAGCCAGGGAATTTGATCTGTGCTCTGGAGACATTTTGAGGGAGGTGCCATGGAGGTTACTGGGAAGAGAAGTGACTTGGGCAGCCTGAGATTTAGCATGGGGACTCAGGCTGGATTTCTGTGGCACCCCAGGGAACTGTGCTATGGCAGAGCAGGGGTCACAGCCGTAGGAAGAGCTGGGTGGGCTGCAGGGTACACAAGCAGGACAGTAGCCCCAGCAGCGCTGGGGTACCCCAAGGAGGGGTAGGTTGGAAGAGGACGACCTGCCTAGATTTGGCCATAGTTGCGATGAGAAATTTGGAGGTGTCCAAGACAGTGGGATGTGTGGGGCTGGAATCCTAAAAAGAAGCCCCAGTTAAAGATGTGGTACCACCTGGCAGAGGTAGGGACAAGCCAGAGAAGGAGGTTTCAGGGGGAGCATAAGAAGAAGGACGGAGCTCTGGGACCCCGCTCTTCAGATGGAAGGTGCTGGGCTCTGGAGCTGTGCCCTAGCCTGTGCACCTGCCAGGAGGCTGGAGTCAAGAGACTCGGATGGTCACATACCTGCTCGTGGCCTCAGGGGGCTCCAGTCACACACATCGCCGTTGTGCTTGAACCTCCCCAACAGCCTCTCCCAGCACCCTTTGAGGGACCCCCACACAGCAGGCAGCCCTTCCTTTCCAGGGCACATCATGGTCCTGCTACCCTCTCCGCAGGCTCTCCAGTCGCCCCTACAGGCTGGACCGCCATGTGTCTATGACCCTATGGTGAGCTCTCGCCTCTGATGTGCAAGAAGAGGTGGGGGGCTTGGGAGCAGGGGCTGCCTCCGTAAGGAGATTGTGTCTGGTTCTCTGCTCTTCTCACCCAACAGACAGCTTtaagggctgggctggggacacCATGACCTTGGAAAAAGTTCTGGACCCCGTGGGTCACAGCCCTGTATCCTATGATAGGGGGAGGGATCAGTGATAAAAGGGGCCATTCGGTAGCTTCAGCCACCTGGGCAATAGGAAAACAGGCAGCATGGATGGTCTTGATTGCCTCCAGCTCTGGCCATACcagagaccacccccccccccactgccaaCATTGGCCCAGATGGAGCCCAAGGAAGATGAAGAGCTGTCCCCATCTCTTCCCCACTCAGCCTGTTGACCCAGCAGAGGCCCGGGGCCAGGATGTTGGAAGGGACTCTGGGCAGTGGTGAGTGTAGACATACTTTCTGAgcttctcagaaaacaaacaaataaaacacggGGCCGGCTGTTCTTGGGAACATCGCTGCCTTGGTATCACTCCCCTATGATGAAGACACGCACATACAAACACTCATGTCCTCAGGACAGCAGCGTTCGTGACCTGGAGATCTGTCAAAGGGGACTGTCTAAGTCACAAAAGCCAGCTAGGGAAATGGGTGGGAAGTCAGGCTGGTGAAGGGGAGACAGCCGCACAAGGGTACTTATGAAGGTGGCAGCTGCAGGTGGGCCCTGAGAGAGGCGAGGCGGGGGGGCCCGTGGTGACCTCTGGACCTGGTGGGGGATGATGGGTAGAAGGGGGTCTTCAAGAAGAATAGAGTGAGGGAGGAGACTCCAGCAGGCCAGAAGGAGGACGAGTAGTTAGGGGGAACTCGGGGCCACCAGTGGGGGTGTAGGCAGGAAGGGGTGGATTCCTGAGAGTTGAGCTGTCACTGTGGGTGGTCCCACCCTGCACATGTGGACAAGTCCCCCTCCGTGCAAACACAGCTGGATGGCA from Neovison vison isolate M4711 chromosome 6, ASM_NN_V1, whole genome shotgun sequence encodes:
- the LOC122909454 gene encoding cytochrome b-c1 complex subunit 1, mitochondrial; translated protein: MAASAVCRAVGAGTRGLLCTRSSPVLLRSPALRSTATFAQALQSVPETQVSVLDNGLRVASEQSSHPTCTVGVWIDVGSRYETEKNNGAGYFLEHLAFKGTKNRPGNALEKEVESMGAHLNAYSTREHTAYYIKALSKDLPKAVELLADIVQNCSLEDSQIEKERDVILQELQENDACMRDVVFDYLHATAFQGTPLAQAVEGPSGNVRKLSRADLTEYLSRHYKAPRMVLAAAGGVEHRQLLDLAQKHFGSVSEVYTEDTVPTLAPCRFTGSEIRHRDDALPLAHVAIAVEGPGWANPDNVALQVANAIIGHYDCTYGGGTHLSSPLAAVSVTNKLCQSFQTFNICYADTGLLGAHFVCDRMNIDDMMFFLQGQWMRLCTSATESEVLRGKNVLRNALVAHLDGTTPVCEDIGRSLLTYGRRIPLAEWESRIAEVDASVVREVCSKYFYDQCPAVAGFGPIEQLPDYNRIRSGMYWLRF